A region of the Clavelina lepadiformis chromosome 9, kaClaLepa1.1, whole genome shotgun sequence genome:
ttaaaagcgaaaTGTTGGGGGTTGCAGCTCATATGTGGAacgaaaacaaaagcaaaaccGGTAGCAAATATCTTTCAGTGCGACGTTTCGGTCGAGACTTCAACCACTCTATATGCACTAGAGAACCAACGATACGTTCAGGTTTGTACAGTAGCTGTACAGTCAGACAGAAAAtcattcgactctaataactGGAGAAAACTAGACAAGGACAGTGCCAAGTGTTAAAATAATTAGAGAAAAGTTGAAAACCAATCGCTTGGATCTTGGATCGCCTGTGAAGATTTTTTGACTAGCATCCCGATACTACTAAAGGACatttactgtatttgaaaTGCATCTGTTCGATTCGAGTTCGGTTGTAcgtttatattttgctttcagAAATAAATAACACCAACATTTTTTCACATTTCGTCGTCAATTGGATTCTAAATTTATTTAGAAATTTGATATGCTTACAATATTACGAAGCCCAATAACTATATTTAATTAACATACTCGttaaataaatacataaatactgtacttgtaaacttggttttgttttgacgAATTTAGGgctcaaaattttttcatatcaAACTAATTGCAATTGTTTCTGGAGTACTTTGTCATACAATGAAGGAAAGAAATGTTTAACGCGGTGTTCATATGAAACTACCAACTCTTACACAACTGAATTTCTAGGTTGTTATGCTTCAGTTAGCGGTGTGTGCTGCGTTATACTGTAAAACAGATAGATGCACGACAACAGacaattaaaataattgaaaagcAGTTTACACCGTTAATGCAAACCCGTaacatttaaagaaaattaagtGCACCAGAAAACCAACAGCAGACAGAAATCCAGGagtaacattttattttagagTTGTTTGCACATAAAACGAACAGATAAAAGCATGGCCATAAAAAATTTCTACACACCAACTATAAAGCTATAAGTCTCTTTATAAATACTCTGCTAAAACGTTCAGCTAAGTAGTTTAAGGTGACTCTCTAAGCACAGGTATTTGCTCTGACGGAGAGAGTGGAGGACTATCTCGCAAGATATCATCAATCCATTCCTCAGTCATTAGCCACAGTTGCTTCGCTGCTTCCGCGTTGCTCGCACGGTTGCTCAGTCGTTCCTCGGCGCATTTGCTGGAAAAACGGAAAACTATGACGTGTAAAGTCCAGGCAAAGTAACAATCGTGTCAAATCttacttgaaatattttccgGAAACTTCTTGCAGTTCCGGAGCAATTGCGCAGTAAAGAGATGTCTGTGCGCCCTCTTGTGGCGATATGTGGACTGCGCGGTCCAAGCAACAACAGCAGCAGGTGAAGAAGCATTTAAAAGGACAGGAATATCCTTCTCCACGAACCAACCCCGGATTTAAACAATTGCACGTGACCTCAGATCCTTGtatggaaaataaaatatttagacACTTTGGGAAATTGCGTTTAACCGTAACCGTAGTTCACCTCTAAGTCTTCTGCTGAGTTCTAGGCAGAAATATACGTTTGCCAGCTTGGTTTGAAAGTACATGGGCAGTGGGGAATAATTGACATTATGCATCATATCAGCCCACTTCATTTCACCAAGTTTATGGACACTCGAGGACACAATAATTATGCGACTTGGAGCACTTGTCTGCAAGCGCAATGGTAGAATATTTTAATTCCGAGTTCGAAGTAAGATTAGTTTCAATGTTAAGACCTTCAGCAAGTTGATAAGCAGCTCAATTAGGAGAAAGTGTCCGATATGGTTGACGCCCATTTGCATGTCAAAGCCTTCAACAGTTGTTGACTTAGGGCAACCCGTGATAGCTGTAACATGACAAATTTCAGTAAGTAGTCGCAAAGCAGAAACTGTAAAATGCAAGCAATTCTAGTTTTACCGGCATTATTGATGAGTACATCAAGACGAGGCTCGTTGTCGTTAATTCTTCTTGCAAATACATGGATTGACACAAAAGAAGCCAAATTCAGCTTAATCGCCACCACATTGGCGTCGGGACATTCTTTGAGTATCTACACGTTAAAACCACTTGCGGATATTACCCATCATGATATTTGTGAATGCGCTGTACTTCCAAAAATCTAAATATCCTGGTTTTATGCCAATGTCGACTGCCTACTTTTGCTTTCGCTTTCTCTCCGTCGTCGGTTTTACGGCTGCCCATGATCACTCTTGCTCCTCTGCGTGCAAGATCAAGAGCAGTTTCAAAACCGATTCCTTGATCTGCTCCGGTGATGACAACAGTCTTGCCGTCCATCCTCACATCGGATCGCACCCAACCTCCTGAAGCCGTTCTTTGCTGCTCTTCTAAAGCAAAAACGATTCAGGTGGAGTTTTCTAAAGCACACTCTGCCAAACTCACCAGCCATGTCGTTAGAAACTCGTTTTCTGTAGttccacaaaataacaaagaaaaaggtTTTGATCTGCCAAACTAATCTAAACTactaaattaaacaataatcTCTACAACGTTGTGGCAATGCTGCAGACGAAACAGTAAATTTTACATCACACTCTTCAACTCATCAACTTTTTTCGAACAGTTAATGCTATAACTTGGCACGAGGGCAAATTGTCTAGCACCTAGGACCTTCCTTTGCTCCAAACTTGCGGGCCCATTTCTTTTATTACCAGCGATGGAATGTTAGGCGTTCTGTGATTATATAATTGCGGCGGAGGAGGAGAAACGCTTGAAATGCGTGAGCCAATAAACGCTGTGCGTGGGGAGACTGGAGGGTGCTGCAAAGTAAGGAATAAGTAAAACAAGCGCTAAGAAAAAACTGGACGAATGAAACAATAAGTGCCTAAAGTGAAAATAATAATCACTGAAACGTGAAAGAAGGAAAATAAAGCTTTTAATACCGGgaagtataaattttaaaccaaaccaataaattagttataaagTTTTCTCACACACTAAAGAAAGTAATTTAAATGATTTGATACACGTTTGGAAATATTatctttttttaagttttatcaTTGTTATATTTTACCCCGATTCTTCCAGAACTTTGCTAATTACACTCTTTGCTAAGTTTTTTGTCGAAtcgtttattgcattttaatGGAAATCTTTTCACACACGAAGCTGCATATTCAtacattttgtttcttttgtgaATGTAACCACAGAAATGTATAAACATAAATCAATCATGTCTGGTTTTGAGCAAAAAAGTTAGCCCACTCTGCTCGGTAACTACACGAAAAACGTCATTTCCTCTTTGTCACCAGTCTAAAATGTTGAGATAATAACAAGGTTGTTAAAAGTGACATTCGCACTTTGAAGAATACATATCTTGTTTAGGGACTTTAAGTAACATTTCACATAACATAACTTATAAAAAGGATTTGATTTAATCCAATTTTACTAGAAACGCTTATACATTTTTTTCGTATCTAAGAACCTTTTGGTTAAGTAACTTATATGTTACACTGTCATtctttttacataaaaacaacacttGGAAAACATAAAATGTGATTTTTGGTGTTTTCTACGTACTTGTGTGATGTTGTTCTTAAAACCGTTTAAAACACACTGAAATTGAATCAATAAGTCAATTACCTAAGATTTGATCAAGTAGACTACCACACTTCTACAACACATAGATGGCAATGGCTAGAACCTGTTTCACACGTGGAGACCTGTGTTGCGTAAAAAAGTTTCTTATGTCACGTCATGTTTCCAGTTGCTTGTGTTTCTAcctgtttcaaaatttgttcgAAGCGCACGTCAGCGCCCAACGAcacttattagttattaccaaTATTGTTTGGTTAAACTTAAACTTGTCTCATTGTTGGACATTACCAATAAGACGCATTATTCcttgttttatttcttctctttaattacatttttaggAAGCAGACAGGGAAGCCTACAGGTTATAATTTAGGCCTAGAGAAAAAGTTTTCTAATACTATAATGTGCGTCACTGGCAGTCTGTATGCCTAAATCTAAACTTAAAAATGGTCAACTTACAGAACACTGGTACAAGCTTCTAAACATGCTATAAGCTAGGCCTGGATTCGTCTGTAGCAGGCTACCGTGTATGTTTTCTTTCCACAATTGTAATCCAGTAAGGCTTTGATGGAAAACCAATTATTTAAATTGCCAATGTagtagattttattttaaacttgtcTGTGCATAACGAACATTTAAAAGCGAAGCACACATTAAAAACAGCAATGATAAAATATGAGTgatcaaaatttgtttcattagaAATGTGTTCTCAATCAGTGTTTGTACAATATAGATAGGTAGCCACAGGCTGTCATGGTGATGATTGTTATAAAACAAGACGCATTTACTAAGGTTCATATTCTGCTAGTTGTGTGCCCAGAACTTCTCCCTCCTCGAGCGGCAGGATTTTCAGAGCCTCGCCGAATCCACTTCATGGTCTGCTCCTCCAGCCTGTTTGCGGGCTGGTAGTTGGCGTTTCTGTTTCTCAGGTCCTCATCGGCACATTTGCTGGAAAATCGTGAAACGTTGTAAGTTGTTGATGGGATCGAATGCCCGGATGATAGTACCGGGCGCAATTACGAAACAATTGTCTTACCTGAAATATCTTCCAGAAACAGCTTCCAGCTCCGGAGCGATTGCGCAGTAAATAGATGTCTGTGCGCCCTCCTGTGGGGATGCGTAGACTTTGCGTTCCAAGCACAAACAGCAGCTGGTGAAGATGCAATTAACAGAGCAGGAATGTTTTTTTGCTCGCAGCAAACCCGGGTTTAAGCAATTGCACGTCACATTGGAACCTTGCATGGAAAAGGAAACAGTTTACGAACAAGCTATTCAGAGAATTTGTATCTTACTACTTATCATATCTTACCGCGAAGTCTGTCGGCTAGTGTTAGACAGTGATATACGTTTGCCAGTTTAGTTTGTAAGTACATG
Encoded here:
- the LOC143470699 gene encoding retinol dehydrogenase 14-like isoform X1, with product MAEEQQRTASGGWVRSDVRMDGKTVVITGADQGIGFETALDLARRGARVIMGSRKTDDGEKAKAKILKECPDANVVAIKLNLASFVSIHVFARRINDNEPRLDVLINNAAITGCPKSTTVEGFDMQMGVNHIGHFLLIELLINLLKTSAPSRIIIVSSSVHKLGEMKWADMMHNVNYSPLPMYFQTKLANVYFCLELSRRLRGSEVTCNCLNPGLVRGEGYSCPFKCFFTCCCCCLDRAVHISPQEGAQTSLYCAIAPELQEVSGKYFNKCAEERLSNRASNAEAAKQLWLMTEEWIDDILRDSPPLSPSEQIPVLRESP
- the LOC143470699 gene encoding retinol dehydrogenase 14-like isoform X2, producing the protein MAEQQRTASGGWVRSDVRMDGKTVVITGADQGIGFETALDLARRGARVIMGSRKTDDGEKAKAKILKECPDANVVAIKLNLASFVSIHVFARRINDNEPRLDVLINNAAITGCPKSTTVEGFDMQMGVNHIGHFLLIELLINLLKTSAPSRIIIVSSSVHKLGEMKWADMMHNVNYSPLPMYFQTKLANVYFCLELSRRLRGSEVTCNCLNPGLVRGEGYSCPFKCFFTCCCCCLDRAVHISPQEGAQTSLYCAIAPELQEVSGKYFNKCAEERLSNRASNAEAAKQLWLMTEEWIDDILRDSPPLSPSEQIPVLRESP